The DNA window gtttataTTAGTATTTAATTGCTGTCAGGAACTATaaagtgaatatttttattttttccccaaattactTCTAAATGAAACTTCATTATGAAATTCTGCTTTATACCCACGTATTATTTTtactagaaaacaaaatcacCTGCTGTCTGTGTTGACCCTTGTTCCCTCTCTTTCACTCTGCAGGAAGCAAGAGAGGGATATGTAATTTCAAAAGGGAAACATCCCTTttctttgtagttttttttttcagccttatCAAGCTTGGCATCTTCCCTGCTTCCCTACAGCCGGGCTGCAAGAGCTCCTGGGTTTCTTGCTTGTCCCTCGGCACACAGCCCTTGCCTTGATCTGGtttcctaaaggaaaaaaggttgtCTGCCTGGAAAGTGTGAGGCAGCCCAAGGACACAGCCCCGTGGCGAGCTTTGTGCCAACAGGCTGCTCCAGGCCTCCCCAGGGAAGGTGCACTGCAGGGTTACTGTAACTTCTCTGGAAGGCACCTGCAAGTCAGGACAAGGAGGAGCAAGTCCGATCACCAGACCCAGGGGCTTAAAGCCAGCGGCGGCAGCCACAGGTCCCACTGCTGAGCCAGGCAGGGGCTGACAGCTGAGAGCCCACGGattcctgcctgctcccctgcaCCGCCATGGCCCAGAGGCACAAGCCAGCCAGATGGACTCAAGCAAACACAGGGTTTGGTTCCAGTACAGCTCgagtggttttcttttaatcccAGAGAAGTGAAATGCAACATTTGTTTGAGTTGGTAATAACATCCAGAGACAGAAGTCCAAGCCCCCTACTCGGTAAATAAGTCATTTGTGTTTAAGGCActctgcaaaaccagctttcctcctcttctgatCTTCCCCACACGGCAGCAGAATACCTGGTTTGGTCTTTTCTCCATAGCAACACCGACATGTCCTGGCTTTTCTCACCATCTCTGGAAACTGGCAACAGCAAATACAGTTGGAGCCAAACGGAGAAATGCCAGGAGGCTGGGTCACTAAGTACAGATGGGCATGGGAGggagcatggggagggggcATGGGGGCTTCATGCTTCTGCAGAAAGGGGACAGGCACCAGGTGTCTTCCCTGCAGGCACCAACATGattccccttcctttctcccccaaAAGGGGACGGGAGTGCGGGGGCCCGCAAGCATCCCTCCCCAGTGGTGCTCCCAAATATGCAGCAGCACCCCAAAATGCAGGTGGCTGGGTGGCGGGGGGGacccccagctgcccctgccATGCAGCAGAAATGACCCCCCGACTTCCAGCCATCAATAAAtaccaataaataaataaataacttaaaccttaaataaataaataaataaataataaataagtgACCCGCAGACGGGGACAGAGGGGAAGCAGCATCCTGAGGCTCAGGGCAAGAAAGGAGCAAGTGTTTCCATGGCCTGCCCCTCACTGAGATAATGGGGTGCTGGTACAAAGGAGGAGTGTGGGGAAGGGCTCCTGCTGGGGGCACCCATCAGTACGGCTGCAGGCTATGGGGATGTGAACTGAACCCAGAGTCGCACACGGAGGAGCTCCTACCCACCGCCAGGCTCCACTGGTCAGTGCTACTGACCTCAGGGAGATGCTCACCCAGCGCCTCCATCCGAGTGTGAACACACACCTTTTGTGAACATGCAAAATGCCTGCAAATTTTTGCAACCAttgtttgcaatttttttttgcaaacaacTTTTAcaaactttggggtttttttttaaatgtggaaatGCCCACGAAGAAAACCCATGCATCAAACCAAGTTAAGTCCAGCCATCACAAGAGAAGTGGGCACAGGAGCCTGGAGAGGGGAACACAGCCATGGCCCCGGGGCTCAGCCAGAGCctgcctgcaggctggggaAGCCCTGGGAGTGCAGGCacacagctgcagccaggcaccAAGTCCAACACCAGCACCAGGCAGCATGGagcacctccctggggatgTTGCAGACACACATGGACAGAAAGAGCATCTGCTGCTGTCTTGGTGTCATGCCAACGCAGCAATGTGCCACGgctccagccagccagcacaCCCCAAAAGACAGCAATGAATGCAACAGCATCCCTGCACCAGCTCCCCCCCTCCCAGTTGGCTGGCACCACAGTGGTgccacagcagctccccaggctaACAGCTGGCGCGCAGCCCCcaagagcagccccagcccttccctgcagGTCTTGGGGAGCTGGCTCGTGCAGCCTCTCTGGACACAGCATCCTCTCCCAGCCAGAAGCCCCCCTCGGGGCTGCCCATTTGTCAGGGAACCTCTTCCCCTGGCTTTTTAGCTCCAGTGCTGCCAGAGACACTTCTGTCCCACTGGGTCAAAACCACACATCTGCCTTATTTCAAACCAAAATGTACttacccctcctcctcctcccccaaatCTTaaggaaaactgtatttaaagtTTCTAACCCCCTTCCatatgctttttgaaaaaatgaaacatcagCAATGGAAAAAGCTGCTGTCGGTCCCGTACCAGGACAAAACCACGGGCAGACTCTCACAAGAGCAGGACATCGTCTCGTGCCGGCAAGCTCCCAGAAGAAGCTTTGctccagaaaacacagcaaaccaAAGCCCAGAGCCCCCTCTCCCTCCAAACCTCGCCCACCACAAGGCTGTAGCCCCCGCTGTAACCCAGATGTAGGCACCAAAAGCAGCAGGTTCCCAGCCTGCTTGCGAGGCCAAGCGGGAGGAGCAGGACCGCCAGCCCTGGTAAGGGGAAGTGTGCGTTGAGGCGTCAAAATGCAACactcccaaaagaaaaataaatgaagaattGAATCAGCGGCAAACACTACTGAGAATAATAAGTAGCACAGGGATTTCACAGGGATTTTTGGTCTAAGATGCCTGGGGAGCCCCTTTGCCAGTGGGTACCAGGGTGCATATCCTGCCCTGGAAAAGCACAAGCCATGGCTGAAGCTTGGCCGTGCTGAGGAGCAATGCCACAGGGACGTGCTGGCATACCGCGGGGAGCAAAGCAGCGCTGGGCTGGAACATCCCAACAGCAAGGCTGAGGGCAGCACTGCTAATACTGCAGGAAAGCCTTTGCACAGAGGTGCCGAACACGGCAACTCCTCCTGAGTTCTCCTGGCAGTGGGACAGAAGGTGAGACCCAGCAGGAATTACCCACAACCCTGGGGCAGCACAAACCTCCCATGGTGCAAAGGCAGGGGTGTGAGACAGAGGAGCCACAGGGCTCACGCCAGGGTGGCAAATGAAGtggagaaagcagcaaaagccaTAACCATCTGCCCACGAGTGACAGGGCACCTGCGGCATTGGTTGCACAGCCACAGCATTCACCTCTGCGGCATCCCAAGGGCAAAGTGCAGGAAATGGCAGGTTACATCCCATGGCACCAACACTGCCCCACAGACCAGATGATGCCAGCCATCCAGGCAGTGAGGGGCGAGGAGAAAGGCAAATAAAACCCATTATGCTGCAAGCACCTGCAGCAGCACGGGGCAGCGCCCAGGCAGCGCActtgctgcctccttcccaggCAAACTCAGGCCTGCCCCGCACAGCCTCTGCTCACATCCCTGCCTCTGACCCATGGAAAGGAGACCCCAACCCCTGCAGAGCCTGCGGAGTTACCACAAGGCGTGTTGACCCCTCCCCACCAGTGCCAGCACCCCCGTCGGTATCTACCCTGCTccctgggggctggggaggaagggagtcTCCATGTAAGCCAGCATTTGTGTGGAAAAAGAGCAAGCACCCAACTTCTTGCAAGGGACTTGGATCCGCAGTGGAAGCATGCGAGCCCCAGGGCACCTCCAAGCTGGTTTGGGTACCCCATGGTCAGCAAGCGCCTGGTCACCGTGTGTTGGGTGAACTGGCTCCTGATTTCTCGCTCAGCTGAGAATCAGGTTTGCTTCCTTAAGAGAAGGGCTGGTgggatttggggtggggggaaggttgAGGAGCTGCAAAGATTTAGTGCACCTTAAAACAAAAGGACATCTAACCTGCCCTTAGATCTCACTCCAAGACGGAAAAGAGCTATGGCATCTCCTACACTCACAACTACTCCAAACACACCCAGACACATGCAAACCATCCCACTTCCCATCAGCTGCGTAAAACCCCTCCTGGGCAGCGGCAATGGCCAGCACCAGGCTCCCGCTCTGCTCCCAGGCCCTCCCGCCCAGTCCCAGTGGGCAGGGCGAGGGGACGATTATCGATCCAAAATGCATAGGTATAGACACCACGGGGACAGCCACACCCCAGTGGGAAAGGTCACCGCAGGAGCCCTCCGCGTCCAGCAGGCACGGTCTCCGCTTCTACCTCCAGTTGGGTGGAAAGCAGCATTTGCCACAGGCACGGTTCAATCGCACTCATGCTCCTTGCATTGCCCTGCAAGGAAAGACGAGTCGTTTAGGTCAGACAGCCTCTTTACCAGCTGCAAGTCCCTAGAAGTACTCAATTCCTCTTCCTGGGAAATCCTCCAGCTCAGTGATCCTTCTTCTGTGCCCCGTGCCGGCCAGGCTCTTTCTGACTAAGGAGGAGCCACATTTCCAACCACAGCTACAAAGGCAGGAGAACCAAAGAGGTCTGCTTTGGCTCAGAAACCCCGTTCATCTGCAGCAGGCTGACAGCACCCAGGTCCTCACACACGTGCCCCGGCGCCACTCTACTTGGGAGGTATCACAACTATAGGCTGGCCTCGCTTGGGTCTCCACATGAGGACTTGGGCATCGTTGGCGTTGGGTTTCACTAGTGCGTTTGGTGGGATGGGCTCCATCCTGCTGAGGATCCGGGGCTGCTCTTGCTGAGTCCTTCCCACCAGCCGTGCCcgctgccccagcagctgcatGGGATCGACCTCAATGTCCACTCGCATCCTCCACTTTATAGTCTGCAAGATGATCTTTTCCTTGGTGGTGGTGTTCATGGCCACCAGCCATGTGGTAAAGCTCTGGTCCCTTTTAATCCTGGTAAGCAGTGGCACATTACTGTTGCTCACAGGGACAGCCCACGTCACGCTGGGGTAGAAATTGTCATTCATGCTCACCGAGAACCTGGAGATCTTGTTAGTGGGCCCGACCAGGGTCACAGTTTCTGTGGTGTTTCCGTACCATGGATAGCTCACGCCATCCGAATCGCTGATGGCTTTTACTCTTCCTTCTCGTAGGTCGGGCAGCTCCCAGCTTGATCTAGCAAATGGGAAGAGAAAGGCCAGGTTAGAGGGGAAACAGCAGTGACAGCACGCAGCGAGGGACAGTGAGGGAGGGATGAGGAGGCAAGCAGCTTAGGGACCCTCCCCCCGTCTGCAGCAAGCTCTCAAGGACCTCCTTCAAGAACAAATTTGGCTTCAGTTCCTTCACCAAGCCAGTCACGGCTAGCTGAAGCCTTTGTTCTGCCAGAAAAACGCTATTTTCATTAACCTGCAATCAAACCAACTGGGCCAAAATTCATTGCTGAGTCTCTGGGGCTGCTCTCTCCTTAATCAGCTCCTGCGCCAGAGGAGAACAGCCTTCCCCatctgccagctgcagcactgcgACCATGGCACTGGCCAAGCCTGTCAGCAGCCCCCTCCTGCGATAAAACTCTGATTTTTATGCCTCTAAATACATACGCCTGCACAGAGACACATACAATAATTAAACACCACAATTATGCCTGTCGCTGGTGTGATGAAATCCCTGCAATATGGCTGGGGGGGGAAAATTCCAGCCTGAATCTTGGCTGCTGACCATGTTAGCAACACCGCACGGCTACGGCGAGGGAGACGATCGCCATGTGGCAATTACAAACGGTGAGCTTTGGCGAAACCTCCTGCTCAGTCCAAGCTCTGGCTTCAAATGCATCTGGGGTCTGGAGCTGCCTGCAAGCAGCTGGGGACACCCAGCTGCCGTCACCCTGAGAGGAGACGACCTCTGCTCACTCCAACGTCCCCAAGCGCTCCAGTGCCACGTGCAAATGATTCTGCCATGATACAAGGAggtgggcaggcagcacgaGGGCCCACAGCTCCCCAGAGCGAGGCAAGAGGGCAAatcccccagcactgcctgtgcACACAACATCGCCCCTGAAGAAACGCTACTTGATGGGGGACAGCAGCCACAAACCCCTTGAACGAGCGAGCTTCAGGCTGCCCGGCCGGTGCGGGAGCCGGCTGCAGGACGAGCGTGGGTGCTGCTCGGGCTGGGGTCAGGTCTGAAGGCGGCCGGGAcagtgctgggagcaggcgctGGGGTGAAAGCGAtgcttctgcagtgctgtgggtGCAGGCATGGGCTGAGGGTGCAACACCTGGTGCTTGGGGGTGCAGCGCCCGGGAGGCGGCCGTCTGGGCGGACGCCCGCAGCCGGTGCCCGGTGCCGTACCCAACCCGCTGCCCACCGCAGAGCCTCCCTTCCCCCGTGCCCACTCCCGCCCCGGTGCAACCGGGTGGCTGCGCCCGGTGCGGggccccgccccccaccccagcccggTGCgggggtgccggtgccggtgcgcTCACACGCCGAGGTCGCTGTAGGTGTTGTAGAACTCCATGTGGTTGCAGGCCTGGATCCAGCCCACCACCCAGGTGTGCCGCCGGGCGATGGGCGGCATGAGGACGCGGGCCGAGGCGCGGAAGTAGGGCGTGCGGTACCGCAGCACCACCGGCGAGCTCTCCTCGATGGCGGTAGCCGCCGGCTCGATGGTGGCCGACACGTCCGACACCACGATCTGCTCCCGACGCACCCGCGCCTTGCAGGCCACGCTCTGCAGGCACCCCATTGCCGCCGCCGCGTTGtcacccgccgccgccgccgccgagccgcggggccgggggggcggcccgtccccccgccgccgcccgccccccgccgctgccgccgccgccgcccatTGCCGCCCGCGCACCGGTGCCCGCACCGGCGCCGGCAGGGCGaaggcgccgccgccgccgagcctCTTGCGGCCCTCGCCGGCTGCCGTACGCCGGCCGGGTCGGGCACGGGAggcggggtggggcggggcggggcggggcgggacctCCGCGGCGCCAGGGGGCGCCGCAGCCCCGCCCGGGGGCGTCCTGGCTCCATGGCAACCGGTCACGTCACGGAGGGAGGCGGAAGAGGAAGCGGGGCTGTACCGGTaccgggcaggggcaggggcgcGGGCGGGCGGCTAGCAGCCGGGGGGGCTCCTGAGGTGGGGGGCGGGACCACGGACACACCGGGAGGGGGGAGCTGGGCCCCGGTGGCGGGAGGTGGGTGCGGGGAGGCCGCGGGGGCAGGCTCGGGGCCTGCAGCTGGTTGCGGTGAGGGGGGGGAGAAGCGGGACCGGGCAGGGGGTGACAGGCGGGGTCCTGAGCGGCTCGCCCGGGTCCCGGTGCCAGAGCAGGCCCGGCGGCCTGTGACCGGCCACCGCCTCCGCCTTGCCGCCTCCTCCCGCCATGCCGAGTCCCCGGAGCAGCCGTGAACGACGCGCCGGcggcagcaacagcagccgcCTGGAGTTCCTCTCCCTCGTGAGCCAGCGCAGCCCCGGCGCCCCAGAGAGCCCGTCACGCCGCAGGGAGTCGGGCGGCTCCGCGGTGGCCCCGCTGCCCGAGGAGGACTGCATGAAGCTGAACCCCTCCTTTCTGGGCATCGCTCTCAGCTCCCTTCTCGCCATCGACCTCTGGGCCTCCAAGCGCCTGGGCGTGTGCGCTGGAGAGGGCTCGGCCTGGGGCAGCGCACGACCCCTCATGAAGGTCATCGAGGTTTCAGGGCATGGCATCCCTTGGCTGCTGGGCACTTGCTACGGGCTCTGCCAGAGCGACAACTCGGCAGCCAGGGAAGTGCTGCTCAACCTGCTCTTCGGTGAGGCTGGGGACTCACCAAAGGGCTCTGCGGGCGGGGGCTGGCTGGAACCAAGGTGGGAGGATGCAACCTGAAGGATGGGGCAGAGCTGAGTAAACCTCAGCCTCCTAAAGCCCTGAAGGAGCCCACTGGTTTTGAGTAACTGCTACAGGCTTGTCTGGGGTGTCTGGTGCCAGAGTGAGTAACCCTGCAGCTGGAGGACACAGTGGTGTGGATGTGGCTCCTCTGTCACAGCTCCAACCACACACTGTGAATCTCCC is part of the Phalacrocorax aristotelis chromosome 6, bGulAri2.1, whole genome shotgun sequence genome and encodes:
- the FAM78B gene encoding protein FAM78B isoform X2 — translated: MLCAQAVLGDLPSCLALGSCGPSCCLPTSLYHGRIICTWHWSAWGRWSEQRSSPLRVTAAGCPQLLAGSSRPQMHLKPELGLSRRSSWELPDLREGRVKAISDSDGVSYPWYGNTTETVTLVGPTNKISRFSVSMNDNFYPSVTWAVPVSNSNVPLLTRIKRDQSFTTWLVAMNTTTKEKIILQTIKWRMRVDIEVDPMQLLGQRARLVGRTQQEQPRILSRMEPIPPNALVKPNANDAQVLMWRPKRGQPIVVIPPK
- the FAM78B gene encoding protein FAM78B isoform X1 gives rise to the protein MGCLQSVACKARVRREQIVVSDVSATIEPAATAIEESSPVVLRYRTPYFRASARVLMPPIARRHTWVVGWIQACNHMEFYNTYSDLGVSSWELPDLREGRVKAISDSDGVSYPWYGNTTETVTLVGPTNKISRFSVSMNDNFYPSVTWAVPVSNSNVPLLTRIKRDQSFTTWLVAMNTTTKEKIILQTIKWRMRVDIEVDPMQLLGQRARLVGRTQQEQPRILSRMEPIPPNALVKPNANDAQVLMWRPKRGQPIVVIPPK
- the PLPP6 gene encoding polyisoprenoid diphosphate/phosphate phosphohydrolase PLPP6; protein product: MPSPRSSRERRAGGSNSSRLEFLSLVSQRSPGAPESPSRRRESGGSAVAPLPEEDCMKLNPSFLGIALSSLLAIDLWASKRLGVCAGEGSAWGSARPLMKVIEVSGHGIPWLLGTCYGLCQSDNSAAREVLLNLLFALLLDLVLVAVVKGLVKRRRPTHNKMDMFVTISVDKYSFPSGHATRAALVCRFVLHHLVLAVPLRVLVVLWALIVGISRVMLGRHNVTDVLFGLLLGYALYSVVEYCWLSPLNAPAIFALWSH